A segment of the Agromyces sp. H17E-10 genome:
GCCCCGCCTCTCGCACGAAGCGGATGCTGGACGACGAGCAGCGCAAGGTCGCCCGCGTGCTTCCCAACGTGCCCATCACCCTGATCTCGGTCGGCCACGACGAGGGCTCGATCGAGCTCTACAAGCTTCCTGCGACCCTGCGCAAGACCAAGAAGGCCCTCACCAAGCCCGAGGTGCTCGCGGTCACGAACCGCCTGAACTCGCTGCAGACCGCGCTGCCGATCCCGAAGGGCATCGACCCGATGAAGGTCCGCCCGCAGCGCGGCAAGATGCGCTGAGCGCATCCGTCGACCACGCGGCATCCGTCATCGAGGCGGGTGCCGCTTCGTCGTTCAGGCGGCATCCCGGTCGGATGCCCCGCAGCCGTCAGGCGCGGATGAGGACCGTGCCCGCGACCTTGTCGTGGAAGCCGCGCTGGTCGGAGTCCCACACGAGTGCGGGAACGACGATGAGGAGCAGCGCCGTGCGCACGACGGGCCGCCAGAGACCGATCCACCCGCCCTCGAGCGGCACGACGTGCATGCCGAGCAGGCGGTGGCCGATGCTGCCGCCGATCGTGGGGATGAACACCACCTGGAGCACGGCGAACACGAGGGGCACGACCCACGTGTAGGCGACCGACTCGTACGGCGTGAACAGCAGCGAGATGAGCATCGCGCTCGCCCAGTCGATGCAGATCGCGGCGATGCGCCGGCCGGCCCGGCCGACCGATCCGCGTCCGTGGTCGGGGAGTCCGAGTCGTTCGCCGGGCCACCGGCTCGGTTCGAGGTCTCCGAATGTCTGGGGCTTCGCGTCGGGCACCCGACGAGTCTACCGATCGTGCATGGGCGTAACATGGCCGAAACATTCCGGTCACGGTCGGGAAACGGCGCCCGGATAGCGTCGCCGTTGGCTGTGCAAGTCCATCTGTTCGACCCCGCCCCCTGGAGATCCGTCACATGTTCAGTGATTCGTCCGAAGTGCTCAAGTTCATCAAGGAGACGGAGGTCAAGTTCCTCGACATCCGTTTCACCGATCTCCCGGGCGTGCAGCAGCACTTCAACATCCCGGCGTCGACCGTCGACGAGGAGTTCTTCACCGTCGGCCAGCTGTTCGACGGCTCCTCCATCCGCGGCTTCGCGTCGATCCACGAGTCCGACATGCAGCTCATCCCCGACGTGTCGACCGCCTACATCGACCCGTTCCGCGCCGAGCGCACGCTCATCATGGTCTTCGACATCTACAACCCGCGCAACGGCGAGATCTACTCGAAGGACCCGCGCCAGGTCGCGAAGAAGGCCGAGAAGTACCTCGCGTCGACGGGCATCGCCGACACGGCTTACTTCGCCCCCGAGGCCGAGTTCTACATCTTCGACGACGTGCGCTACGAGGTGAACCAGCACTCGAGCTTCTACACGGTCGACTCCGAGGAGGGTGCGTGGAACACCGGCCGCGCCGAGGAGGGCGGCAACCTCGGCAACAAGACCCCCTACAAGGGCGGCTACTTCCCGGTCTCCCCCGTCGACAAGCAGGCCGACCTGCGCGACGACATCTCGCTCAAGCTCATCGACGCGGGCCTCCACCTCGAGCGCGCGCACCACGAGGTGGGCTCGGGCGGCCAGGCGGAGATCAACTACCGCTTCGACACGATGGTCTCCGCCGCCGACGACATCCTGAAGTTCAAGTACATCGTCAAGAACACCGCCGAGCAGTGGGGCAAGACGGCGACCTTCATGCCGAAGCCGCTGTTCGGCGACAACGGCTCGGGCATGCACACGCACCAGTCGCTCTGGAACGACGGCAAGCCGCTGTTCTACGACGAGGCGGGCTACGGCGGCCTCAGCGACGTCGCGCGCTGGTACATCGGCGGCCTGCTCAAGCACGCCCCCGCGGTGCTCGCCTTCACGAACCCGAGCGTGAACTCGTTCCGCCGCCTCGTGCCCGGCTTCGAGGCGCCCGTGAACCTCGTGTACTCGGCGGGCAACCGCTCGGCGTGCATCCGCATCCCGATCACGGGCACCAACCCGAAGGCGAAGCGCATCGAGTTCCGCGTTCCCGACGGCGCGTCGAACCCGTACCTCGCGTTCGCCGCGCAGCTCATGGCGGGCCTCGACGGCATCAAGAACCGGATCGAGCCGCACGAGCCGGTCGACAAGGACCTCTACGAGCTGCCGCCCGAGGAGGCCAAGGCGATCCCGCAGCTGCCGGCGTCGCTCGACGCCGCCCTCGACGCACTCGAGGCCGACCACGACTTCCTCCTCGAGGGCGGCGTGTTCACCAAGGAGCTCATCGAGACCTGGATCGACTACAAGCGCGAGCGCGAGCTCAAGCCGCTCGCCCAGCGCCCGCACCCGTTCGAGTTCGAGCTGTACTACGGCGTCTGACCGTCCCCCTGCAGCCCCTGCTGCGCTCGAAGGGCCGTCCCGCACACGCGGGGCGGCCCTTCGGGCGTACTCGGCCGAGCACGGGTCGGATGCCCCGTGGTGACCGGTCGCGCGAGCGCGGCGACGGGCGGGAGGGGTCAGACGGTGGGCTCGCGCTTGGGCTCGAGCCCGTAGAAGCCCCGCTCGAACACGGCGCGGGCGCGCCGCGTGAGCTGGAGGTAGTCGTGCTCGAGCTGCGTCGCCGACCCCGGCGGGTACCCCATGATGCGGGCCACGCCCTCGAGCTGCGAGCGCTCGACGGGCAGCACGTCGGTCGTCTTGTCGAGCCACAACGTGAGCGCCGACCGGGCGCGTGAGGCGAAGATCCAGGCCGAGCGCAGCGTCTCGGCGTCGTCGGCGGCGATGAGTCGGGCGTCGGCCGCGGCATCCAGGGCCTCGAGGGTCGAGGTGGTGCGGAGCGCCGGCAGGTCTGCGCCGTGCTGGAGCTGCACGAGCTGGACGAACCACTCGACGTCGGAGATCGATCCGCGCCCGAGCTTGAGGTGGCGCGTGGGGTCGGCGCCCTGCGGCAGCCGCTCGTTCTCGACCCTGGCCTTGATGCGCTTGACCTCACGCACCTCCTGCTCGGTGATCTCGGCCGGGTATCGCACCGTGTCGGCGAGCTCGGTGAACTCGGCCACGAGCCCGGGGTCACCGGCGACGCCCCGCGCACGGAGCAGCGCCTGCGCCTCCCACGTCAGCGACCACCGCGAGTAGTAGGCGCGATACGCATCGAGCGATCGGGCGACGACGCCGTTGCGTCCTTCGGGGCGGAGATCGGCGTCGAGCTCGAACGGGAGTCGCGCGTCCTCCGAGAGCCGGACGAGGTCGCCGACGATCCGGAGCGCGCGGGTGTGTGCGGCGTCGGGCTCGGCGCCCAGCGCACGGTACACGTAGATGATGTCGGCGTCCGAGCCGATGCCGAGCTCGCGCCCCCCGAACCTCCCCATGCCGATCACCGCGAACTCGATGCCGTCGGGCTCGTCGCCGCGGATCGCCGACACGAGGGCGGCGATGTGGTTCTCGGTCAGGTCGCTGAGACCGTGGCCGAGTTCCTCGACCGTGGTCACGTCGAGGATGCCCGCCAGGGCGAGTCGCAGCATCTCGCGCCGACGGACGGCACGGAAGATCTTCGCGGCGTCGTCGGCCTCGCCGTGCCGTTTCAGCACGGCCCGCGTCTCGTCCTGCAGGGCGGCGAGCGACCGTGGGCGCAGTTCGTCGAGATCCTCGAGCCAGGCGACGGCTTCGGGGGTGCGCTCGAGCAGTTCGGCGGCGTAGCGCGAACCCGACAGCACCCGGGTCAGCCGCAGCGCCGCGTCGGACGAGTCGCGCAGGAGACGGAGGTACCAGTGCGTCGTGCCGAGCGTGTCGCTCAGGCGCCGGAACGAGAGCAGGCCGAAGTCGGGATCGGTGCCCTCGGCGAACCACGAGATCAGCACCGGCATGAGGTGACGCTGGATCGCCGCCCGGCGCGAGAGGCCCGACGTGAGCGCCGCGATGTGCGCGAGCGCACCGCGCGGGTCGCGGAACCCGATCGCCGCGAGGCGCGCCTCGGCCTGCGCGCTCGTGAGCTCGAGACCCGAAGCCGGCAACGCCGCGACCGCCGACAGCAGCGGCCGGTAGAAGAGCCGCTGATGGAGACCTCGCACGCGCTGGCGCGTCGACTGCCAGACCTTCGTGAGCTCCGCGGCGTCGCGGCCCAGCCCCGACGCCCTCGCGAGCACGCGCAGCCGATCGCCGTCGCGCGGCATCAGGTGCGTGCGGCGAAGACGCTCGAGCTGCAGCCGGTGCTCGAGCACACGCAGCACCCGGTAGTCGCGCGCGAACTCCCCCGCCTCCTCGCGGCCGACGTAGCCTGCATCGGCCAGGGCGTCCAGTGCGGCCAGCGTGCCGCCCTGCCGGATCGAGTCGTCGTTCGCACCGTGCACGAGCTGCAGCAGTTGCACCGTGAACTCGATGTCGCGGAGTCCGCCCGGGCCGAGCTTCAGCTGCACGTCGACCTCGTCGGCGGGGATGTGCTCGGTGACCCGCTCCCGCATGCGCTGCACCGACTCGACGAAGCCCTCGCGGCTCGAGCTCGACCAGACCATGGGAGCGACGCCCGCGGCGTATCGAGCGCCGAGCTCGCGGTCGCCGGCCAGCGGCCGAGCCTTCAGGAGCGCCTGGAACTCCCAGCTCTTCGCCCACCGCTCGTAGTACTGCAGGTGCGAGTCGAGCGTCCGCACGAGCGCACCGTCCTTGCCCTCGGGGCGCAGGTTGGGGTCGACCTCCCAGAGCGGCGGCTCGATGCCGGGCTCGTGGATGAGCCGCATCGCGACCATCGCGAGGCGGGTCGCGATCTCGACGGCGCGCGGCGTCGGCGTCGTCTCGTCGTCGGCCGACTCCCCGACGAAGATGACGTCGACGTCGCTCACGTAGTTGAGCTCGCGCGCGCCGGCCTTGCCCATGCCGATGACGGCGAGCCTCGTCGCGGCCACCTCGGCGGCCGGGTACCGGCCGGGTGCGGCGGGGCCGCCGTCGGCTCGGGCAACGAGGCGCCGCGCCCCTGCCAGCGCGGCGTCGAGCGCGGCGCCCGCCAGATCGGCGAGCCCCGCAGACACCACGTCGACGACGTCGACGGGATCGAGTCGCGTGAGGTCGTAGACGGCGATGCCCACGAGCAGGCGACGATATCGAATCCGGAGCGCCGATGCCACGGCGTCGTCGACGGCCTCGGCGGGCAGGTCGTCGACGGCACCGACGAGAAGGGCCCGCGCCTCCTCGGCGGTGGGCGGCGGTGCCGGCACCGCGTGCAGCAGGGCGATCTCGGTGGGATGCCGCTGCAGGAACTCGGCCAGACCGCGAGACGCGCCGACGAGGCGTGCGAGACGCTCGGCCGCGGCCGGTTCGGCGAGCACCGCGGTGACCTCGGCGGGCGCGCGCTCGTGCAGCCGGCCGAGCTCGATCAGTGCCGAGTCGGGGTCGGCGGCCGCGCCCAGCGCCGCGAGCAGGTCCTCGCCGTCGACACCGGTCGCGACCGTGAGCTGTTCGAGCACGGTCGATGCCCGGCCGAGATCGTCGAAGCCGGCGCGTGCGAGTCGGCCGAGGGTCGGCGCCTGTCGAGACATCCGTGCGGTCAGAGGATCTCGAGGTTGCGGTGCAGCTCGAAGGGCGTGACCTGCGAGCGGTAGTCGCGCCATTCGCGGCGCTTGTTGGCGAGCACGTAGTTGTAGACCTGCTCGCCGAGCGTCTCGGCGACGAGCTCGGATCCCTCCATGTACTCGATCGCGTGGTCGAGGCTCGCGGGCAGCGGGTGGTAGCCGAGGGCACGTCGCTCGCTGTCGGTGAGCGCCCACACGTCGTCCTCCGCCTCGGGCGGAAGGTCGTAGCCCTCTTCGATGCCCTTCATGCCCGCGGCGAGCAGCAGCGAGAATGCGAGATACGGGTTCGCGGCCGAGTCGATCGCGCGGTACTCGACGCGGGCGCTCTGCCCCTTGTTCGGCTTGTACAGCGGCACGCGCACGAGGGCCGAACGGTTGTTGTGGCCCCAGCAGATGAAGCTCGGCGCCTCGTCGCCGCCCCAGAGCCGCTTGTACGAGTTCACGAACTGGTTCGTCACGGCCGAGATCTCGTTGGCGTGCCGCAGGAGGCCGGCGATGAACTGGCGGCCGATCTTCGAAAGCTGGTACTGTGCGCCCGGCTCGTAGAAGGCGTTCGTGTCACCCTCGAAGAGCGACAGGTGCGTGTGCATGCCCGAGCCCGGGTACTGCGAGAACGGCTTCGGCATGAACGTCGCATAGACGCCCTGCTCGATCGCCACCTCTTTCACGACGGTGCGGAAGGTCATGATGTTGTCGGCCGTGGTGAGCGCGTCGGCGTACCGCAGGTCGATCTCGTTCTGGCCGGGCCCCGCCTCGTGGTGGCTGAATTCGACCGAGATGCCGAGGTCTTCGAGCATGCGAACCGAACGCCGGCGGAAGTCGTGCGCGGTGCCGCCCGGCACGTTGTCGAAGTAGCCGGCCGAGTCGACGGGGATCGGGCCCTCGTCGCCGAACTTCGACGAGCGCAGCAGGTAGAACTCGATCTCGGGGTGCGTGTAGAACGTGAACCCGCGGTCGGCGGCCCGCTCGAGCGTGCGCTTCAGCACGTTGCGGGGGTCGGCGACGGCCGGTTCGCCGTCGGGCGTCGTGATGTCGCAGAACATGCGCCCGGTCGGGTCGATGTCGCCGCGCCAGGGAAGCGTCTGGAAGGTCGACGGGTCGGGGAACGCCAGCAGGTCGGACTCGTACGTCCGGCTGAGCCCCTCGATCGCGGAGCCGTCGAAGCCGATGCCCTCGGTGAAGGCGCCCTCGACCTCGGCGGGCGCGATCGCGACCGACTTCAGGGTGCCGACGACGTCGGTGAACCAGAGCCTGACGAACTTGACCCCTCGCTCCTCGATCGTGCGAAGAACGAAGTCGCGCTGCTTATCCATCCACACCCTCTCTCGCGGTCTCCAGCGTACCGGTTCGACCCCGCCGGGCACGGCGCGGCGGCAGCATCCGGCGGGCACGACCGCGATGCCGCGTGTGCGAGGATGGCGACATGTCAGGCGAGCCCCAGACCTCAGCATCCGACGTCTCCCCCGCTGCCGGCGATGCCGCCGACGCGACGGTCGTGCAGAACCCCTACGGCGGTGCCGCGGCCGCCGGCGGGCCGAAGCGGGTGCGCACCCGTCACTTCCAGAACGCGAAGCGCGACGGCATCAAGATCACGGGTCTCACGAGCTACGACCAGCTCACGGCGCACATCTTCGACGAGGCGGGCATCGACTTCCTGCTCGTCGGCGACTCGGCGGGCAACAACGTGCTCGGGTACGAGACGACCCTGCCGGTCAAGGTCGACGACCTGATTCCGCTCACGCGCGCCGTCGCGGGTGCCGTCAAGCGCGCGTTCGTCATCGCCGACATGCCGTTCGGCTCGTACGAGAACGGCCCCGAGGAGGCCCTGCACACCGCCGTGCGCTTCATGAAGGAGACGGGCGCCCACGCCGTGAAGCTCGAGGGCGGCGAACGCAGCGCCAAGCAGATCCGGCGCATCGTGCACGCCGGTATCCCCGTCATGGCGCACATCGGCTACACGCCGCAGAGCGAGCACGGCCTCGGCGGCCACGTCATCCAGGGGCGCGGCGAGGGACTCGACCAGCTCCTCGCGGACGCGCGCGCCGTGCAGGAGGCGGGGGCGTTCGCCGTCGTGCTCGAGATGGTCCCCGCCGAAGCGGCCCGCCAGGTCACCGAGCTCCTCGACATCCCGACCATCAGCGTCGGCGCGGGTCCGCACACCGACGGGCAACTGCTCGTCTGGACCGACTGGGCTGGCCTCACGACGGGACGCGTGCCGCGCTTCGTGAAGAAGTACGCCGACCTCGCGAGCGTGCTGAGCAACGCGGCGAACGCCTGGCGCGCCGACGTCGAGTCGGGGGCGTACCCGACGGCCGAGCACTCGTTCGAGTAGCCCGGTCAGTCGTCGGCGGCGTCCTCCTCGGCCCACTTCGCGCTGTTCGCACGCAGGATCTCGAGCGCCCGCTCGGCCTCCTCGCGGGTCTCGAACGGGCCGACTCGATCGACCGACTGCGAGACGAATCCCTGCTCGACCTCGCCGGTCTTGAGGTTGTACCAGAACATGTGCTCGACGTTCTCGGTCATAGGCTGATCCTATGCCCAAAGACGCCG
Coding sequences within it:
- the panB gene encoding 3-methyl-2-oxobutanoate hydroxymethyltransferase; the encoded protein is MSGEPQTSASDVSPAAGDAADATVVQNPYGGAAAAGGPKRVRTRHFQNAKRDGIKITGLTSYDQLTAHIFDEAGIDFLLVGDSAGNNVLGYETTLPVKVDDLIPLTRAVAGAVKRAFVIADMPFGSYENGPEEALHTAVRFMKETGAHAVKLEGGERSAKQIRRIVHAGIPVMAHIGYTPQSEHGLGGHVIQGRGEGLDQLLADARAVQEAGAFAVVLEMVPAEAARQVTELLDIPTISVGAGPHTDGQLLVWTDWAGLTTGRVPRFVKKYADLASVLSNAANAWRADVESGAYPTAEHSFE
- a CDS encoding glutamine synthetase family protein, with protein sequence MDKQRDFVLRTIEERGVKFVRLWFTDVVGTLKSVAIAPAEVEGAFTEGIGFDGSAIEGLSRTYESDLLAFPDPSTFQTLPWRGDIDPTGRMFCDITTPDGEPAVADPRNVLKRTLERAADRGFTFYTHPEIEFYLLRSSKFGDEGPIPVDSAGYFDNVPGGTAHDFRRRSVRMLEDLGISVEFSHHEAGPGQNEIDLRYADALTTADNIMTFRTVVKEVAIEQGVYATFMPKPFSQYPGSGMHTHLSLFEGDTNAFYEPGAQYQLSKIGRQFIAGLLRHANEISAVTNQFVNSYKRLWGGDEAPSFICWGHNNRSALVRVPLYKPNKGQSARVEYRAIDSAANPYLAFSLLLAAGMKGIEEGYDLPPEAEDDVWALTDSERRALGYHPLPASLDHAIEYMEGSELVAETLGEQVYNYVLANKRREWRDYRSQVTPFELHRNLEIL
- a CDS encoding bifunctional [glutamine synthetase] adenylyltransferase/[glutamine synthetase]-adenylyl-L-tyrosine phosphorylase, which gives rise to MSRQAPTLGRLARAGFDDLGRASTVLEQLTVATGVDGEDLLAALGAAADPDSALIELGRLHERAPAEVTAVLAEPAAAERLARLVGASRGLAEFLQRHPTEIALLHAVPAPPPTAEEARALLVGAVDDLPAEAVDDAVASALRIRYRRLLVGIAVYDLTRLDPVDVVDVVSAGLADLAGAALDAALAGARRLVARADGGPAAPGRYPAAEVAATRLAVIGMGKAGARELNYVSDVDVIFVGESADDETTPTPRAVEIATRLAMVAMRLIHEPGIEPPLWEVDPNLRPEGKDGALVRTLDSHLQYYERWAKSWEFQALLKARPLAGDRELGARYAAGVAPMVWSSSSREGFVESVQRMRERVTEHIPADEVDVQLKLGPGGLRDIEFTVQLLQLVHGANDDSIRQGGTLAALDALADAGYVGREEAGEFARDYRVLRVLEHRLQLERLRRTHLMPRDGDRLRVLARASGLGRDAAELTKVWQSTRQRVRGLHQRLFYRPLLSAVAALPASGLELTSAQAEARLAAIGFRDPRGALAHIAALTSGLSRRAAIQRHLMPVLISWFAEGTDPDFGLLSFRRLSDTLGTTHWYLRLLRDSSDAALRLTRVLSGSRYAAELLERTPEAVAWLEDLDELRPRSLAALQDETRAVLKRHGEADDAAKIFRAVRRREMLRLALAGILDVTTVEELGHGLSDLTENHIAALVSAIRGDEPDGIEFAVIGMGRFGGRELGIGSDADIIYVYRALGAEPDAAHTRALRIVGDLVRLSEDARLPFELDADLRPEGRNGVVARSLDAYRAYYSRWSLTWEAQALLRARGVAGDPGLVAEFTELADTVRYPAEITEQEVREVKRIKARVENERLPQGADPTRHLKLGRGSISDVEWFVQLVQLQHGADLPALRTTSTLEALDAAADARLIAADDAETLRSAWIFASRARSALTLWLDKTTDVLPVERSQLEGVARIMGYPPGSATQLEHDYLQLTRRARAVFERGFYGLEPKREPTV
- a CDS encoding SPOR domain-containing protein, which translates into the protein MTENVEHMFWYNLKTGEVEQGFVSQSVDRVGPFETREEAERALEILRANSAKWAEEDAADD
- the glnA gene encoding type I glutamate--ammonia ligase, which produces MFSDSSEVLKFIKETEVKFLDIRFTDLPGVQQHFNIPASTVDEEFFTVGQLFDGSSIRGFASIHESDMQLIPDVSTAYIDPFRAERTLIMVFDIYNPRNGEIYSKDPRQVAKKAEKYLASTGIADTAYFAPEAEFYIFDDVRYEVNQHSSFYTVDSEEGAWNTGRAEEGGNLGNKTPYKGGYFPVSPVDKQADLRDDISLKLIDAGLHLERAHHEVGSGGQAEINYRFDTMVSAADDILKFKYIVKNTAEQWGKTATFMPKPLFGDNGSGMHTHQSLWNDGKPLFYDEAGYGGLSDVARWYIGGLLKHAPAVLAFTNPSVNSFRRLVPGFEAPVNLVYSAGNRSACIRIPITGTNPKAKRIEFRVPDGASNPYLAFAAQLMAGLDGIKNRIEPHEPVDKDLYELPPEEAKAIPQLPASLDAALDALEADHDFLLEGGVFTKELIETWIDYKRERELKPLAQRPHPFEFELYYGV
- a CDS encoding RDD family protein; the encoded protein is MPDAKPQTFGDLEPSRWPGERLGLPDHGRGSVGRAGRRIAAICIDWASAMLISLLFTPYESVAYTWVVPLVFAVLQVVFIPTIGGSIGHRLLGMHVVPLEGGWIGLWRPVVRTALLLIVVPALVWDSDQRGFHDKVAGTVLIRA